From the genome of Alphaproteobacteria bacterium, one region includes:
- a CDS encoding zinc-binding dehydrogenase: MKALILDQPNAPFEMRDVPDPVAGPGEAVARVLACGSGLTIQHVKAGRIPVEFPRIIGHEITAEIVEVGTGVTDVAVGDAVTVYGMLVCGTCNWCRNDLEPLCESSADVGIIGMTCDGGYAEYIKLPAHIFVKLPEGLNHRAHPAEIGVITDALTTPYKVLGRAGVKAGETVAVFGAGGGVGIHQVMMAKRAQTRVIAVDLGTEKLDACRKASADAVVDAADGNVAEALLDMTDGRGVDVAIDYVSSDTTLETAAAALGRRGRLVILGGGAKTFQLSASDMLYKEKVILGSRYASRRDLKETLDIVARGEVWPLVTDIRPWTEAEALHARVEGGEVTGRAALLIG, encoded by the coding sequence ATGAAAGCCCTGATACTCGATCAACCGAATGCGCCGTTCGAGATGCGTGATGTCCCCGACCCGGTCGCCGGACCGGGCGAAGCCGTGGCCCGGGTCCTGGCATGCGGCTCCGGTCTGACCATCCAGCACGTCAAGGCCGGGCGCATACCGGTCGAATTTCCCCGCATCATCGGCCACGAGATCACCGCGGAAATCGTGGAGGTGGGTACCGGTGTCACCGATGTTGCCGTTGGAGATGCCGTCACCGTCTACGGCATGCTGGTCTGCGGCACCTGCAACTGGTGCCGGAACGATCTCGAACCCCTGTGCGAGAGCAGCGCCGATGTCGGGATCATCGGCATGACCTGCGACGGGGGCTATGCCGAATACATCAAGCTGCCTGCACATATCTTCGTGAAACTTCCCGAAGGCCTGAACCACCGGGCCCATCCGGCCGAAATCGGCGTGATCACCGACGCGCTCACGACCCCCTACAAGGTACTGGGCAGGGCGGGTGTCAAGGCCGGTGAGACCGTCGCCGTCTTCGGGGCGGGCGGCGGCGTCGGTATTCATCAGGTCATGATGGCAAAAAGAGCGCAGACCCGGGTCATCGCTGTCGATCTCGGCACCGAGAAGCTCGACGCCTGCCGCAAGGCCAGCGCCGACGCCGTGGTCGACGCGGCGGACGGCAATGTCGCCGAGGCGCTGCTGGATATGACGGACGGCCGCGGCGTCGATGTCGCCATCGACTATGTTTCGAGCGACACAACGCTTGAAACGGCGGCGGCGGCACTCGGCCGGCGGGGACGGCTGGTGATCCTGGGTGGCGGGGCAAAAACCTTCCAGCTGTCGGCATCCGACATGCTGTACAAGGAGAAAGTCATCCTCGGCAGCCGCTACGCCTCGCGCCGCGACCTCAAGGAAACGCTCGACATCGTCGCCCGCGGCGAGGTCTGGCCGCTGGTGACGGACATCCGACCCTGGACCGAGGCCGAGGCGCT
- a CDS encoding cob(I)yrinic acid a,c-diamide adenosyltransferase yields the protein MVQLTKIYTRGGDSGDTSLGSGDRVAKHDLRVAAYGTVDEANAVIGLARLHTGGDPQTDAMLARIQNDLFDLGADLCTPESDARAAGKSEGALRIVAEQVTRLEQEIDAINAHLAPLTSFILPGGSPAAAHLHVARTIVRRAERLLTELASREAVNAHALKYANRLSDHLFVLARQLNDGGKADILWEPGQTRG from the coding sequence ATGGTCCAGCTCACGAAGATCTATACCCGCGGCGGCGACAGCGGCGATACCTCGCTCGGCTCGGGCGACCGCGTGGCCAAGCATGACCTGCGGGTGGCGGCCTATGGCACGGTGGACGAGGCCAATGCGGTGATCGGGCTGGCCCGGCTGCACACCGGCGGCGACCCGCAAACCGACGCCATGCTCGCGCGCATTCAGAACGACCTGTTCGATCTCGGCGCCGACCTGTGCACGCCGGAGAGTGACGCCCGCGCGGCCGGCAAATCAGAGGGCGCGCTGCGCATTGTCGCTGAACAGGTGACGCGGCTGGAGCAGGAGATCGACGCCATCAACGCGCATCTGGCGCCGCTGACTTCGTTCATCCTGCCCGGCGGCAGCCCCGCCGCGGCGCATCTGCATGTGGCGCGCACCATCGTGCGCCGGGCCGAACGGCTGTTGACGGAACTCGCGTCCCGCGAGGCCGTCAACGCCCACGCGCTCAAATATGCCAATCGCCTGTCGGACCACCTGTTTGTCCTCGCGCGCCAACTGAATGACGGCGGCAAGGCCGACATTCTCTGGGAGCCCGGCCAGACCCGAGGCTGA
- a CDS encoding twin transmembrane helix small protein, with protein sequence MIDAMKTLAILLAIALAGVVLVLIVGLVAMARGGEFNRKYGNKLMRARVAMQGLAIVLFLLFVLAASTGD encoded by the coding sequence ATGATCGACGCCATGAAAACCCTCGCCATTCTTCTCGCCATCGCACTGGCCGGCGTTGTTCTGGTCCTGATTGTCGGCCTGGTCGCCATGGCGCGCGGCGGCGAGTTCAACCGCAAATACGGCAACAAGCTGATGCGCGCGCGCGTGGCGATGCAGGGGCTGGCGATCGTGCTGTTCCTGCTCTTCGTGCTGGCGGCGAGCACCGGCGACTAG
- a CDS encoding DUF4743 domain-containing protein — translation MGFYDHIEACNAHSFDDKVPFNVGGVQVGWARRDLAGLMTRWNHYFKITDTEISILESLKDVEERSKALAEAGAALVVKQALPRNRKELCPVMEHFGGDVKIRIDRAWLESYGVVSYGVHVNGYVDTPDGPELWVGVRSRSCEVAPGKLDNMVAGGLPVNLSLAENVIKEAAEEAAVPEDLAQTARPAGVVTYMLDTRNGMRRDMLFVYDLKLPADFEPVNTDGEVSGFVKWPAQQVLRVVDETDEFKFNVNLVIIDFAIRHGLIAPEHPDYARLVQGLRAWA, via the coding sequence ATGGGCTTCTACGACCATATCGAGGCGTGCAACGCCCACAGCTTCGACGACAAGGTACCGTTCAATGTGGGCGGCGTGCAGGTCGGCTGGGCGCGCCGTGACCTTGCCGGTCTGATGACCCGCTGGAATCACTATTTCAAGATCACCGATACCGAGATTTCCATCCTCGAAAGCCTGAAGGATGTAGAGGAGCGTTCGAAGGCGCTGGCGGAGGCCGGCGCGGCGCTGGTCGTCAAGCAGGCGTTGCCGCGCAACCGCAAGGAGCTCTGCCCGGTGATGGAGCATTTCGGCGGCGACGTGAAGATACGCATCGATCGCGCCTGGCTCGAATCATACGGGGTCGTTTCCTACGGGGTTCACGTCAACGGTTATGTGGACACCCCGGACGGCCCCGAATTGTGGGTCGGGGTCCGTTCCAGGAGTTGCGAGGTCGCGCCGGGCAAGCTCGACAACATGGTTGCGGGCGGCCTGCCGGTTAATCTGAGCCTGGCCGAGAATGTCATCAAGGAAGCGGCCGAGGAGGCCGCCGTGCCGGAAGATCTGGCGCAGACGGCCCGGCCCGCCGGTGTGGTTACCTACATGCTCGATACCAGGAACGGCATGCGGCGCGACATGCTGTTCGTCTATGACCTCAAGCTGCCGGCGGACTTCGAGCCCGTGAACACGGATGGCGAGGTCAGCGGTTTCGTCAAATGGCCAGCCCAGCAGGTTTTGCGGGTGGTCGATGAGACCGACGAGTTCAAGTTCAACGTCAATCTGGTGATCATCGATTTCGCGATCCGGCATGGCCTCATCGCGCCCGAGCATCCCGACTATGCGCGGCTGGTGCAGGGATTGCGCGCCTGGGCCTAG
- the gluQRS gene encoding tRNA glutamyl-Q(34) synthetase GluQRS → MSDPTPAEKLVTRFAPSPTGLLHLGHAYSALFAGRLARAAGGRFILRIEDIDPGRCRPEFEDAIIEDLAWLGLEWVQPVWRQSERMDEYAAALAKLAEMDLLYPCFCTRKDIAAEIAQSGAAPHHAHDGPDGPIYPGICKSLDAATRAARINDGEPHALRLDMDAAIARAGALTWHDRSRGEQSAEPEIFGDVVLARKDVATSYHLAVTVDDAAQDVSLVTRGTDLFAATHIHRLLQALLGLAVPEWHHTPLLANSDGERLAKRDKAFTLRAMREAGTDPDEIWAMAIRQIARGAASANEF, encoded by the coding sequence ATGAGTGACCCAACGCCCGCCGAGAAACTCGTCACCCGGTTCGCCCCCTCGCCGACCGGCCTCCTGCATCTGGGCCATGCCTATTCCGCATTGTTCGCGGGGCGGCTGGCCCGTGCCGCCGGGGGCCGGTTCATCCTCCGCATCGAGGACATCGATCCGGGCCGCTGCCGCCCGGAGTTCGAGGACGCGATCATCGAGGACCTGGCCTGGCTGGGTCTGGAATGGGTCCAGCCGGTTTGGCGCCAGTCGGAACGCATGGATGAATATGCCGCCGCGCTCGCGAAGCTGGCCGAAATGGACCTGCTCTATCCGTGTTTCTGCACCCGCAAGGACATCGCCGCCGAGATCGCCCAATCCGGCGCGGCGCCGCACCATGCCCATGACGGCCCGGATGGGCCGATTTATCCCGGCATCTGCAAATCGCTCGACGCGGCAACCCGCGCGGCAAGAATCAACGACGGTGAACCCCACGCCCTGCGCCTCGACATGGACGCCGCCATCGCCCGGGCCGGGGCGCTCACCTGGCACGATCGCTCACGCGGCGAACAAAGCGCCGAGCCGGAAATCTTCGGCGACGTCGTGCTCGCCCGCAAGGACGTGGCGACCAGCTATCACCTGGCGGTGACCGTCGACGACGCGGCCCAGGATGTCAGCCTCGTCACCCGCGGCACGGACCTCTTTGCCGCGACACATATCCATCGGCTGCTCCAGGCGCTGCTCGGTCTCGCTGTGCCCGAATGGCACCACACCCCGCTGCTGGCGAACAGCGACGGCGAACGGCTCGCCAAGCGGGACAAGGCCTTCACGCTGCGCGCGATGCGTGAGGCGGGCACGGACCCGGACGAAATCTGGGCGATGGCCATTCGGCAAATCGCCCGCGGTGCCGCGAGCGCCAACGAGTTCTGA
- a CDS encoding DNA-3-methyladenine glycosylase 2 family protein, producing the protein MKTRKRLEAGLEELAALDPRMGALWAHTGTPGPRARPPGFTTLLRVIVGQQLSTHAAAAIWKRMETAGITKDPAAFVVQQDDDLRAYGLSRQKIVYARGLAEAILSGGLDLNGLRKQDDDTAIDALVALKGIGRWSAEVYLLFALGRPDIMPADDLALVASAGKHLGDGTRWTPGQLRKEAAQHWRPWRSAAARLLWHAYRIEAI; encoded by the coding sequence ATGAAAACACGCAAACGGCTAGAGGCGGGGCTCGAAGAACTGGCCGCGCTCGACCCGCGCATGGGTGCGCTGTGGGCACACACGGGCACCCCCGGCCCGCGCGCGCGCCCACCCGGTTTCACCACCCTGTTGCGGGTGATCGTCGGCCAGCAGCTTTCGACCCACGCCGCCGCCGCCATCTGGAAGCGGATGGAGACGGCGGGCATCACGAAGGACCCGGCCGCCTTTGTCGTCCAGCAAGACGACGACCTCCGCGCCTACGGGCTCAGCCGGCAGAAGATCGTCTACGCGCGGGGCCTCGCGGAGGCGATCCTGTCCGGGGGGCTCGATCTCAACGGACTTCGAAAACAGGATGACGACACGGCGATCGACGCGCTGGTCGCGCTCAAGGGTATCGGTCGTTGGAGCGCCGAGGTCTATCTGCTGTTCGCGCTCGGTCGGCCCGATATCATGCCGGCGGACGATCTGGCGCTGGTCGCCTCGGCGGGCAAGCATCTGGGGGACGGCACGCGCTGGACGCCCGGGCAGCTGCGCAAGGAGGCGGCACAGCATTGGCGGCCCTGGCGCAGTGCCGCCGCACGGCTCCTCTGGCACGCCTACCGCATCGAGGCGATATGA
- a CDS encoding dienelactone hydrolase family protein translates to MTAPQLIGPSYGPASGNPPKQLVVLLHGRGADGNDLIGLAPMLAGELPDALFLAPDAPNPCEGAPFGLQWFSLTDRSPENIAAGVRAVAPMIDAFLDYHLARHGLTDADLALFGFSQGSMMALHVGLRRSAAPAAVLGYSGLLAAADSLADEITVRPPVLLVHGEADEVVPHAALAMAETALRDAGVSVEAVSRPGLGHGIDDDGVARAIAALSAAFGDG, encoded by the coding sequence ATGACCGCACCGCAACTGATCGGACCGAGCTACGGCCCCGCATCGGGCAACCCGCCCAAACAGCTCGTCGTGCTGCTGCACGGGCGCGGCGCGGACGGAAACGACCTGATCGGCCTGGCGCCGATGCTCGCCGGGGAACTGCCCGACGCCTTGTTTCTCGCCCCCGACGCGCCGAACCCGTGCGAGGGCGCGCCGTTCGGGCTGCAATGGTTCAGCCTGACGGATCGCTCACCGGAGAATATCGCGGCGGGTGTGCGCGCCGTGGCCCCGATGATTGACGCATTTCTGGATTATCATCTGGCGCGGCACGGTCTGACCGACGCGGATCTGGCCCTGTTCGGGTTCAGCCAGGGCTCGATGATGGCCTTGCATGTGGGCCTGCGGCGGTCGGCGGCACCCGCCGCCGTGCTCGGCTATTCGGGCCTGCTCGCGGCGGCCGACAGCCTCGCCGATGAGATCACCGTACGACCGCCCGTCCTGCTGGTGCATGGCGAGGCCGACGAGGTCGTTCCCCACGCCGCGCTGGCGATGGCCGAGACGGCGCTGCGTGATGCGGGGGTGTCCGTCGAGGCCGTCTCGCGTCCCGGCCTGGGGCACGGCATCGACGATGACGGGGTGGCGCGCGCCATCGCGGCATTGTCCGCCGCATTCGGTGATGGGTGA
- a CDS encoding HNH endonuclease has translation MDVALENCPALVLNADFRPLSYFPLSVWPWQDAVKATLMGRVNTVAEYDRVVRSPNLEMPLPSVVSLKEYIRPAERPAFTRFNVFLRDRFTCQYSGQRLPAHELTFDHVIPRSRGGRTSWENVVTASGAYNLAKANRTPEEAGMHLLSKPRQPDTWELIENGRAFPPNFLHESWGDYLYWDSELDE, from the coding sequence ATGGACGTCGCGCTGGAAAACTGTCCGGCCCTCGTACTCAACGCGGATTTCCGCCCGCTGAGCTATTTCCCGTTGTCGGTCTGGCCCTGGCAGGACGCCGTGAAGGCCACCCTGATGGGCCGGGTCAACACGGTCGCCGAATACGACCGGGTGGTCCGTTCGCCCAATCTCGAAATGCCCCTGCCCAGCGTCGTCTCCCTGAAGGAGTATATCCGCCCGGCCGAGCGCCCGGCCTTCACCCGTTTCAACGTTTTTCTGCGTGACCGGTTCACCTGCCAGTATTCCGGCCAGCGCCTGCCCGCCCACGAACTGACCTTCGACCATGTGATCCCGCGCTCGCGCGGCGGGCGCACATCATGGGAGAACGTTGTGACCGCGTCGGGTGCGTATAATCTGGCGAAGGCGAACCGCACCCCGGAAGAGGCGGGGATGCACCTGCTGAGCAAGCCGCGCCAGCCCGACACCTGGGAATTGATCGAGAACGGCCGCGCCTTCCCGCCGAACTTCCTGCACGAAAGCTGGGGCGACTATCTCTACTGGGACAGCGAGCTGGACGAGTAG
- a CDS encoding demethoxyubiquinone hydroxylase family protein, giving the protein MSETERKHPRKTGDDRLPGDPDRETLIERMIRVDHAGEYGAARIYAGQLAVLGKHPVGDTIRHMAEQEKKHLEAFDELIVARRVRPTLLSPVWHAAGFALGAATAAMGEKAAMACTVAVEDVIQEHYADQSERLGEDEAELRDLIDEFRAEEIEHKETGLAHNAEATPGYRVMSEFIKTGTRAAIWLSTRI; this is encoded by the coding sequence ATGAGCGAAACCGAGAGAAAGCATCCCAGGAAGACAGGCGACGATCGCCTGCCCGGCGACCCGGATCGCGAGACCCTGATCGAGCGGATGATCCGGGTCGATCATGCCGGTGAGTATGGCGCGGCGCGTATCTATGCCGGCCAGCTCGCGGTGCTGGGCAAACACCCGGTCGGCGACACGATCCGCCACATGGCCGAGCAGGAAAAGAAACATCTGGAGGCCTTCGACGAACTGATCGTCGCGCGACGCGTGCGCCCTACCCTGCTATCGCCGGTCTGGCACGCGGCCGGCTTTGCGTTGGGTGCCGCCACGGCGGCCATGGGCGAAAAGGCCGCCATGGCCTGTACCGTCGCGGTCGAGGATGTCATCCAGGAGCATTATGCCGACCAGTCCGAAAGGCTCGGCGAGGACGAGGCCGAGCTGCGCGACCTGATCGACGAATTCCGCGCCGAGGAAATCGAGCACAAGGAAACCGGGCTCGCCCACAACGCGGAAGCGACGCCGGGCTATCGGGTGATGTCGGAGTTCATCAAGACCGGCACACGCGCGGCCATCTGGCTGTCGACGCGGATCTAG
- a CDS encoding disulfide bond formation protein B translates to MAASDIHTTLRRRPATWPTLTLAASVAMLGGAWAFQIFGGLQPCALCIYQRWPYWIVIGFAGLAVLAGRRLGPGALAVFAAISGLIFLAGAGVAGFHVGVEQHWWEGLSTCGSGGLDDPNMSIAELKAKILATPLVRCDDVAWSLFGISMAGYNLIISVILAVASAWAAQGFWRKTA, encoded by the coding sequence ATGGCCGCATCCGATATTCACACCACGCTTCGCCGGCGCCCGGCGACCTGGCCCACGCTCACCCTGGCCGCGAGCGTCGCCATGCTCGGCGGCGCCTGGGCCTTCCAGATTTTCGGCGGCCTGCAGCCCTGCGCGCTGTGTATTTACCAGCGCTGGCCCTACTGGATCGTGATCGGATTCGCGGGCCTGGCCGTGCTGGCCGGGCGGCGGCTGGGGCCGGGCGCGCTGGCGGTGTTCGCCGCGATCAGCGGGCTGATTTTCCTGGCGGGCGCGGGCGTGGCCGGTTTTCACGTCGGGGTCGAGCAGCATTGGTGGGAGGGACTTTCCACCTGCGGCAGCGGCGGGCTCGACGACCCCAACATGTCCATCGCCGAGCTGAAGGCAAAAATCCTCGCCACGCCGCTGGTGCGGTGCGACGACGTGGCATGGTCCCTCTTCGGAATTTCGATGGCAGGCTATAATCTGATCATCTCCGTGATCCTCGCGGTGGCATCCGCATGGGCGGCACAGGGTTTCTGGCGAAAGACGGCATGA
- a CDS encoding YqaA family protein, producing the protein MLQGLYDWTMRLGASRHAVWGLAAVAFVESSFFPIPPDILLIPMILAARNMAWRLAAICTVASVLGGYFGYLIGLTLFEAVGEPVIAFYHMEQAFEAFTAKYNEFGAWIVFTFGVTPFPYKVVTIASGVTQLDPVVFGITSAAARGLRFFLVAALIWYFGPPIRAFVERYLGWVALAFVVLLIGGFVLIKFVF; encoded by the coding sequence ATGCTGCAAGGCCTCTATGACTGGACCATGCGCCTCGGCGCGTCGCGCCACGCCGTTTGGGGGCTGGCCGCGGTCGCCTTCGTCGAGAGCTCGTTTTTCCCGATCCCGCCCGATATTCTGCTGATCCCGATGATCCTGGCAGCCCGCAACATGGCATGGCGGCTGGCGGCGATCTGTACCGTCGCGTCGGTGCTCGGCGGGTATTTCGGTTATCTCATCGGCCTGACCCTGTTCGAGGCCGTGGGCGAGCCGGTCATCGCGTTCTACCATATGGAACAGGCCTTCGAGGCCTTCACCGCGAAGTATAACGAGTTCGGCGCCTGGATCGTCTTCACCTTCGGCGTCACACCCTTCCCCTACAAGGTGGTGACCATCGCCAGCGGCGTGACCCAGCTCGATCCCGTGGTGTTCGGCATCACCTCGGCTGCCGCGCGTGGCCTGCGCTTTTTCCTGGTCGCCGCGCTGATCTGGTATTTCGGGCCGCCGATCCGCGCCTTCGTGGAGCGCTATCTCGGCTGGGTGGCGCTCGCCTTCGTGGTTCTGCTGATCGGCGGGTTCGTGCTGATCAAGTTCGTCTTCTAG